Genomic window (Chelmon rostratus isolate fCheRos1 chromosome 15, fCheRos1.pri, whole genome shotgun sequence):
ATCAATAAGCAGCAaatttgggttgccaggttgtgaaaaaacGCCTTTGAGTGGCTGCACTGTGTGACTGCTTAAAAACCTCCATTAACATGTACAACTGCAGACATGATGGACTGAGAACATCTAATTAATGACTAATTAACACATCAAGCTACAGACTTGCAGGCTTATTAGAAAGtgagacaagaaagaaagagcagcatTTATCAAGATCCAAGATTCAAATCTTTATTGTCTATTAATGCAGGGAATAATGGTAATAATTCACAGATTATTGACATTATTACTGCATTCTTACCAAAGAGAAAAGGGATTTTCACAAAcccaagaaacaaaacaacaaaacccaaCCCAACAAAAGCTTATAACTGATccaaaaagcaaaagtaaatGATCAAATAAGCATTAATAAAGAAATCAGTTCTAATGTATAAACTCTTCAGAAAGCAGTACTGTTTTGTgatttagtatatttttatgttatcTTGTGTTTCAAGACCACAGTCATTACATAGTGAAGTTTGCACagtgtttccctctgaaatgtagtgaagtacaaTTATAAACAGAGGCAAAACGGAAATCTTTAAGTGGTATTTCAAAATCCCCTCTAATAAATGTTCTTTCCTCTGCAGATAAAGAGGCTCTATAATAATTGCCAAGCTTTGAGCTGGTTCAGATGTGGATTGTGCAAACGGAAGATCAAACGGCTGTTCCTAACTTTTTTTGTACTAagtacacattttttttacatcagtttGACGTTGATTTCTGGAGGCCAAAAAAGTAGTTTTACTGTTTCCCAAGAGAAGAGGCGATGatagaaggagaaaaaaggaagaaaagaaagcataaatatgGCTCTGGGCTAGTATTTAAGAGACGCGAGGGCCAGCCAAAGCCGCCCGGCTCAAAGGAAAGGAGAGACTGTGACACAGCAGACCTGTGTGGCTTGCTGCTAATGAGGCGGCCACTGGTCTGGCTCTGGTTATAGTTGTAAATATGAATCATGGTGCTGGGCCCTTGTGTCTGAAGGGCtaccttggaaaaaaaaaggaaatgatttATTGGAAGAAAGGCAAAGatcaggaagaggagggtgtgAGAAAGTTTTGTGGGAGACATAAAAGtcatgtttcattgttttaaatgaGAAGCAGAGACAGTTGAAGGGGATATCTGTAGTTTCATCTCAATAATGAAGGCTTGTTCATAGCTATTGGTGTTTCGGTGAGCTATGATGTTCAAAACTGATTTAATCATAGTTAAATGGGTAGATTTAGTGCCTCATCTGACTGGTTCAGAACTGTTAAATGTGGTTTAAATGCTTGGTCCTTAATGTTCAAaggatgcagctgaaagctctgagagctagtaagtggacctttgAGCTTAGACTTCCTTTACAACCTTCATGCTCCAGTGTTTTTGTGCAATATCGTCCTCACACTCCACAAAGGCCTGCTGTGTTGGTGGTTGGCATGGAGTTTAGTGAACAGCCTGTGTTGCAGCTGACACGGCGAATGCCTTGCTGACTTCAGACACTGATTAACTTACACTGCTCAGcctgccacacacatgcacgagaaaaaaaaccccacccaaacacacacatacccaaaGCCTAACAGGCACGAACTGGataccagacacacacataatgagaGGCTCGGCTTCTGGCTGCTACAGAGGTGACAGCCATGGTAATTTCCTGTGGCAGATCTCTGCGTAGTGAGTAGTGATGCGAAGGGAAACACTTCATTACAGCTTCAGTGCCGCCCGAAGagctgtgaaacaaacacagttgaataaaaaaacaaatacaacaaggAATACACTGCGAAGCACTGTGTGGAAACAAGGAGCAGaatcatgtgtttctgtgaaatgttACTGGAGTGTTTCTGAACACCAATAAATCAGTGGAACTGGAGGAGTTATGAGTGAAGAGAAAAAGGTGTTTTGCTGCCACCTGTTGGACAGATTGTGAAGGTGAGAGCTGTCGATCTGCTTCcacaataatgtaaaatatacatgAACACAGAAATTGTCGTTTTATTTGTTACACTCATCATCATTATCTTATATTTTGAATGAAGTTAATCAGGAtactaataaaaaaatgtttcaagaTTATTTTATAATCAAAATGCAAGttcaaatgtaaacatattTTGCCTTATTAACTTTTTGTGCGTTTGTGTTAAATATTACATGCATTTTAATATCCGGCCACTGCATTTCTTTATATTACCACACGCGCAACGTCTGATTGCTGTTGTAAAATCAGCTGCGGAAAGCGCTTTGACACGCGGATTGAGTGACAACATGACCCGGAGCCCTCCTGCTAAGTTGTTCGGCGGGTGTAAAGTTACGAGCGGACAGGACACACCTCTAGAGGGAGTTCCCGGGGAGGTGGAAACAAGGAGCCGATCCCGTCTCCTGCACAAAAGTCAGGAGACCTTTCACTTGGAGCGAGCGGTCGTCCGAGCCGGCGGCCGTGCGTCTTTTCCCCCCGCAGCAGTCGCCGTGCCACGAGAGGAAAATGGCCGGGATGGGCAACTCTTTACGCGCGGCTGCCCTCCTGTCTTTCGTGGTTCTTTCCATTCTGGTGTCACTCTTGATTAGCAGCGTGCAGCAGTTTGGAGCCAGAATATATCACTTTTCCAACGCAACTCTCGCTGGTGATGAGGGGGAGTTCGCGTCGCTCCGCGGGGCGTTGATTTACCAACTGAACGAGAGGCGCAGGGAAATAATTCCGCTGCTTCTACCTAATGATGAGGAGGATGGTGAAAACGGACTGTCCGTTGAGACTGGACATTCTACCCAACACGACCAAGCGCTAGAAACGTCTTTGGATTACAGTCTGTGGAGTGAGATCGCGCATGGCTCCAGGAAAGCGCATATGGATGAAATGGATTGCGATTCCCTGGTGGACATGCAGGCGGTGGAGGTCCTCGGGTCTGGATACACCAAACTGGTTGTCAAAGTGAATCTAGCCGGAGGTCAGCCGGTGGCGTTGAAACTCGTCAACGAGCAGGGGATAGACATGGGCAAGTGCGTGAAGGATTTTAAAGACCCGCAAGGCTGCCGAGAGCTCGTTTCTTACAAGCTGAAGAAAGAAAtagtgctgctgcagaggctgcagcatcCAAACGTCATTAAGGTAAAGtgctccctctgtctgccttgtgtgcacacattttaaGACTTTTCAAAAACTTTAGGAAGTTCAGGTTTATGCACAAATGCCAAAGCAGCATTAtagacaatatatttgatgGCAAATTTAAGGATTCTAAGTCATCAGAAGCTCACGTTCGAACACTGGAACTACTGCTGGAGTATTATTAAGATTTTCCATAATCCATGTACCCCTGCTCACATTTTCCTTTGTCTCGCACACACTATGCTGGATGAAAGGCCTCATTGGCTCTGCAGGACCTTCCCatgtaattaaattaaattcactGACCCTCTTCTGACCTCTGGGTCCAGTTTGGCAGGAGCAGACAATGtggctctgtcctctctgctaTCCCTGGTTGCATCTGAAACCCCCTGCGCCCATTCACTCAAACCATTACGGCCCAATTCAGGACGAGTTTGCAATAAGCGGATGAGTTTTTGTCTCACCTCCAGCAGCCGTGCGACGGTGGCGTGCCTCCCAATGCCTCACTGATTCAtttcacaaatgcacacagcagGTTCCTCCTGAGGGCTAATGTGATTTTACTGACACAcgtctgagctgcagagagcaagTTTGGCAGAACACCATGTCCTCTTCATTTCCCCTTACCTTCAGAACTTTTAGACACTTCCTGCAGAgtgaaaatgcaaaagcaaacagtagcatgatgatctcttttttttttttaaccactgcGACTAACCACAATTGCTCTCCACTCCACAGCTCAAAGGTCACTGTGCAGGAGattcaggaggaagaggaggagaggggggaagagTAACAGTCATTCTCGAGCAGGGGAATCCTCTCCAGATGATCCAGCTGCTCCAGAGTCCCTGGGAGGACAGATTCAGGGTAAGCATGTTAGCTCCCACATCCAGCTGTCGGTGGGCATGCTCTGTCACTCATCCTTTGTGCTACGCTGCACGCCGCGAGGCCgaaactctctctcacacatgttGCACATAGTGTGTGCGCGAGCTCTCCTGCTGTTCCTGGGAGGGGAGATGACAGTTGAAAGATGAGGGAGGCGGACATTTGAAACTCCTGGAGGTCCGACATCTGTCCCTCAGTGTATTTGATCAGGCCGTGGCTGGAATGGAGATGGGTCCTGGAGTTAATCCACTGCATGCTAGGAATGTCATctcatcctccacacacacacacacacacacacacacacacacacacacacacacacacacacacacacacagagctttagTCAACCCCCATCACAGGTATGCTCACAGTGGGAGTCAACAGAGGCTGAATTAACACTCCAGGgatccaagtgtgtgtgtattaagcacattgtggggacatacatCAATATACACAATCATATTGTGGGTTAGGTTCAGGtaaaggttaggtttaggtttaggcatgaagtggttctggttctggttagggtaagtctccaggaaattaatgtacATCTATGTAGTGTCCCCAGAAGTtgtggaaacacaactgtgtgtgtgtgtgtgtgtgtgtgtgtatgtgtgtgtgtgtgtgtgtgtgtgtgtgtgtgtgttcacgcatggctgtgtttgaaagagaaagactgagtggaagagaaaagaaaatatgtcaGAGCACGCACGCTTTGTTTTTGGATTAGCAAAAGTAACGTCCCAGTCTGCGAGTATCACCTCAGCTATGGGCCTCATTTCGCCGCATCACCCAAATAGCCGTTCATAATACCCCCCTCGAGCTGCTCGGCCCCTCTCGGCTACATTGCATCTGCGCAGACTACAGTAATCCGGGGGTGTTTGGTTTCACCCAGCCCTGTTATTATTGCACTTCGATCCCACCAAGTGACGTCCAGGAGGCTCGGAGCATTAGCTAACACTGCAGCTATGTTTGTAGTGTGACAGGATCATTTCATGGCCTGTCAGTGCGTGGCTAATgcctttatttttcctttaGTAGCCtacttattttctctttctgtttttattgtagGATTTAAAGAGTACTATAAAAACAGTCTCAGGAAATGGCTTGCAAATGCGGTCGATGAAACGTCTTAAAAGCAAATAACACTGTTTTTTGCgaggctgcaggtttttatatttgactgtttttagCTATATAATAAAACTTAACTACATTGTCCACTGTGTGAACTTTTCAGGAAAAAACAAGTCCACTTTTAGCTTGACCACCAAGAATTTCTAGTTAttccaacattttttaaaggcttttatttcacaaagagtaaaaaaacaagGGAACCATGTAATGCAATAATGTCTGCCTTCAGATTTTCCAGTTAGAATATTTGCAGGTTTCCTTTGTCTACTCTGATAGTGAACTGGACACAGGTTTCAGGTGTGTGGACGGTCTGAGGGCGTTTCATTAATGCTCTGTGCTACAGCCGTGGCTGGACATGTCCGTCCATCCACCCCATTCTCGTGTACGTGATATCTCAGGAATCCCTCCAGGggatttcttcaaatttggcacaaacgtcAACTTGGACTAAAGGATGAGTTGATTAGGTTTTGGTGCTCAAAGGTCACATTTTTGGCCATTACTCAAGATGTTATATGCTAATTATGGCAAAATTTTTACACCAATGTCTCATAGGATCAAATTATAAAGTGATGACGTGTCAtttccaaaaggtcaaaggtcaacttcactgtgacatcagaatgttgtgcagaaacacttttctggccattattcaacatcATAACTCAGACGCAGAAGGAGAGATTATGACCATACTTCACATTTGGGctgatactgaattggtgacactaatctttggtgtccaccttgaaacaatggtatagatcttctgtgctgctaaagatgtgtgtgaagcatccatgttttataacgtgtagcttctttgcagcaacatccatatttgaagcattgtagtcacCAAGAGttcattggttctgctgatattgagcttcaggcTATTGtggttgcaccatgtgatgaagctcctctgtactcctctggaaaaacagtctctaagtgaaaAAGCCACATAATACCTTTTTACGAAAGTCCTTCCAAGTCTTCATTACATACATTATATGGGTCTGCACAAACATGGAAGTTGGGGAAGGCAAATAACCGCAATTTAATTTAGTATTTATTATACTGCCCACGAATAGTCATCAATCCAGCTAATCAGGATTTGGCATGTCTGATCTCCTCCCAGGTGTGCCTGGATCTGGTCAggctcctccacttcctgtcccaGTCTCCCCTGGGCTCCGTGGCCCTGCTGGACTTCCAGCCCCGGCAGTTTGTCACCGTGTCCGGCAAGCTGAAGCTCACAGACCTGGATGACGCCAGCGCTGAGGAGACCCCCTGTCAGACAGATGCAGACTGCACCCTCCAGTTTCCACACAGAAATTTCACGCTACCGTGCTCAGCCCGGGGAGTGTGCGAGGGCCTGAGCGAGAAGAGGAACATTTACAACGCCTATAGGTAAGCAAGGCGACAGTTTTACCACATGATAGAcgtgtgatggatggatggattagCTGCTACAAGGATGATTACTTAAATATAGGTTCAGCTGACATCTAAAATGTTGTTGAAAGTGAGGACATACAGCAGGAAATCTGTGCTTtgatggaggaggtgtgatgaATAAATTGGTAGTTTCAGTGGAAAAAGAAGTGctttctgtttaaaaagcctTCAGATTTTTGACAGCTTTATGAACTGTGTTTGCTTTAACACCAGTGTGAGACAAGACATGTTCTGTGGGAACTATGTGATGGggcttgtctgtctttctgtctgtctgaatgagTTGTCTTTGCTTGGCCTCAGGTATTTTTTCACCTACCTGCTGCCTCATCAGGCCCCGCCCGGGCTCACACACCTGGTAGACCACATCATGAACTccacaggtgaggaggagagacgtCTTAACACGATGCGACGCTAACTGCTGAAGATCAGACAGCAATTCTTTCCACCATTGTAGTCGTGTAATGGCATGCCTCGCCCTAAGTGCTTCTTTTAATGAGCTCGATGAGATGCTTCATGACATGTAACGCTGTAATGAATACAATTTGTTCTGAGATCACACTTATCCCAGCATAGTGAGGGGAAGAAACAAATCATCCCGTATTGGACGAGTATGATTTTATGGCTGTAGTGGGTTAGATCTTTTACAAGATTTAAAGCATTTTGTGTGTCCAGGGGAGCTGAAAGCCGACATCAATCAAACGCTGGAGGCCTTTGaacacatcctcctcctctacaaGTCTGGCCTGCACCTGGACAACCTGCCTCCATCAATAATCAAAGGTAAGAGCTCGTGGAATGAAGGCTGCTTTTTTAATGAAGTACAGTGGGTCCTCTTGTGCGCTCTTTTCTTGGAGAGAATACCTGGCCTTTTTTGATTCCCCCCTTACAGAGAAAACTCAGTCTGcacctctgttttcattttgtatctcttaaaaaaaatgaaagggggTGTTTCTCCCGCTCAGGCTGTTTTGACAGGTTTATTAGGCAGCTGGAATGAGAGGACAAGACCAACAAAGTGGGATTAATCCTGCATGTCTCTGGCTCAGAGAGCACAGTCGGcgttcatttaaaaaaacagtgcagGGATTACATGGAGTTATTCTTCTGTTTGGTCCATTGGCCTTTTAGTCATatagagattttttttgcaaaccTCTCACCCGACTTCTGCATTCTTTGTATTAGAAAATTTCTGGTTAAcatatttttgccttttgagAAAAGTTATTTCTTTGCAAACTTTCTGTCCCACTTTTATATTCTGTCAGTATAAGCAGTGAAAGTCCTTCACTTTCCCTCCCTAGAGCTCGCCTCCACTCACTCACTCCACTGCTGCCCCGTCACCCCTCCCGCCGTTCCTTTCAGCtctatgaaatattaataacagAATGACTGGCTGCGTTCCTGTGGTGAGATTTTCCGTCCCCCAGATGCTGGACTGTTTATATAGCAGCGCTTTGTGAATTTAATCACAGATTCAGGGTAAAGAGGCCTGGGCGTGGAGGCTGACACCAGGAGGGAATGTTTTAGCTTAACAAGGAGGTGCCATGAGTcaaccctgctgctgctgctgctgctaagtgtgtgtgtgataagacctaaaaaagtgtgtgtgtgtgtgtgtgtgtgtgtgtgtgtgtgtgtgtgtgtgtgtgtgtgtgtgtgtgtgtgtgtgtgttatttcacCATATTTTGGGTTTTGATGAAACAGAGGTGGTTTTTGGGTGGAGGAAAGGCACGTTCGCATTTTTAACTTATTCAAGtttaacttagcttagcttaattTAGTTTTGACATACTGGCAACACATGTATTCACTTTCTTGTCGAGAGTTAGCCAGATGGGAAGATTGATAAGTAAAGCTACAGCTActgcagccggttagcttaaCTCATCATACACACTgtaaacagggaaacagctagaCTGGCTGTGTCCAGAGGTTAAAAAATCTACCTGCCTCTAAAACTCGTTAATTAGCATGTTGTGTCTTGTTGGATGAGGACACTTTAAGTTACTGCCATTATAATAGTCAAGATATAGTCTAGCACGTAACCAACCAAAACTATCATTTCTACACAGGACGCAGCTGGTTTAGCTTGCTTTAGGTTTACACAGTTAAAATACTTTTCCATTTAATTAGAGTTAGAGTCAAAGTTTGTATGTCAGCTATCGCtagcagccaattagcttaaCCTGTtagggaaacagctagcccggctctgtccaaaggaaaTGCCATTTCAGGAGGAAGTTACTGGTTCCTGACAAAAAATAGCATGGCACGTAACCCCCCATAAAGTGGTGAATTGCTTTTTACACTTAATTAAGCAAATGagataatgtgttaattagtgagcttggGGTGCCGGCGGTTTTTTGCCGCTAGACAGAGAAAAGCTATTATGttaccctgtttccagtctttatgctaagctaaccgaaCTAGCTGCTGGCGTTAGCTTCATattgcacagacatgagagtggtttTGAATCTGTCATCTAACCCACACCAAGAAAGCAAATCTGCGTATTTctcaaactgttgtttttaaatgattaagCAACCagtagagaaaaacaaacaatcaaagaTTGTGCGATTgtgtattaaaaaaacacatggacTCATTAACATTCCTTCcctcaaaagagaaaaaactatAATTGAAGCCAAAGACAAAATTAAGCTGATAAAAGAAGCCAAATGGCAACACAGCTCAAAGACGAACTTAGTATAATcacatgagcgtgtgtgtgtgtgtgtgtgtgtgtgtgtgtgtgaaaatgaaattgctGTCAGATGGAGATTAATCGGTAATGTGGACGTAACTTTTCCACCGTTGAGATCATGTATGATGGAGGACGCCAGAATCTGTTAACAAGGTAGTTCCTTAAAATGGCTCTTGCTGTAAGTATGAATTTAGTCGTGGGCTAAAAGGCACAGGGTAAATTCATTTAGGTCCTGAGCACTGTCATGAATATTTGACTTTCTTTATAGTCGTATTTATTTGAAAGGTAGACTTGTTTCCGGCCTCATCTTAAGCATAAAGAGCTTatattcatactgtatgtttcgGTCTCAACAGCTGAGGCCTCGCTCCCCAGCAGgcctcattttttttctcccctgaGAAGGATCCTCGAAACACTCCTTCTCCTTGTTCCCTTTTCTCGAGCCCAGAAGACAGATCCTCATGTCTTTTTCCTCTTAACAatgcccccccacacacaccgGCTCCTGCCATTTAAGAAGGTTAACAGTTTGTAACAGTGTGCCTCCTCCGTACGGACTCACAGACAAGGCTTTTGTcctgttcgtgtgtgtgtgtgtgtgtgtgtgtgtgtgtgtgtgtgtgtgtgtgtgtgtaggcacatgtgtgcatgctgcttTCTCATGGCTCCTGCTAATGTGTAGCAGATGATTTAAGGCCAGATCCACAAGACGTCTGAAAGAGTTATAATGATGAATGCAATGCAAATGTCGGGCAAGCTCAAAATGGAGTCAAATAGAGGTTATATTCTTTTCACAAAGACTCTAATAGATGTAGATGGTTTGGCTGTTTAACAAGatgttttacataaaaaaaggTGTGCTTGTCATTGCTGAAACAATTTGGCGATTAATTTATTGGTAGAGAATAATCAggtggttccagcttcttagttatgaggatttgcttcttttcatttgcGCTTGTGAAAGTAAAATGATCCATCTTTCTttcaacaaaacaagcagtttaaGAACATCTTGGGCTCTGGCACGTTTTGTTAATAAAAAATAGTAATTTTTTGCAcggttttcatttattttacgGACCAAACGATTCAAGCCCTATTATTGTACCTAGGTAATCGTAGATCGGTAATACTAGTCTACAAGTAGACTGGGACCTCTGGTAATTTATAATAATTGTGGCGGTCATCTCTGATCTTAATCCCGTGCCATGTCTGTAATTTGTAGTCAAAATTCCACCACAAATGACCATATTCAGCCAAACACAGAGACCATGTGATAACTTTTGTCCTGTGCTAATTGGCATCTTGTTGATTTTTTCgtctttggtcttttttttttttcttttttttttttgctgcgtcttttttttctgcctctctcctggTCGAGAATTATGGACGCTGTTAAAGCATTTCGGGTGCATATTCAGGGGGCTCATATCTCTTGCCAGTCAGAAGGTGGATGTTAGGCAGAGCCTTGACATCATGCCTGAGGGATAATGTCAGTACATTCGAGTGTACCCAAATGCACTGCATGTAACACAGACGTTGGGGGGGTTGTAAAATAAGAGCTCCCCTGGTAGAATTAcaagaaaataactggcagattaAGCCATAGTTAAAAGTATTGTTAGGAGCAGCCCTATTTGTCATAAAAACTGGCAGCAAAAATTAAATCTAAAGGTTTATGTTGaccttttgtttcttcttcaacATGTACAtgctcagaaaaaaatacattttgcaataaaatgttttcaggtaCATTTCCGTACATTTCTATGTGCATTATATGTACATTTTCACAGGACACACAAGCCTATGTAAAATACTACTTATTGGTAATTTTGTATTGTGATAAAACAGACTTTCTTTGGTGAACATGTTCACAGCAAACCAGATCCTTCAGTTGCTACTACTACCATTGACATTATAATCAATGGAAAACTGAATATAGGTCAATATATCTTCCACCCTCCGGGATAATGTGAGCTGTGTAGTTGCCGCTTATATTTTCACCTTCAAGCTGTTTTCTGGGTTGTTGTTGTGCACGTTTCTTATCTGTATTCTCTTCATTCGCTGCTGCACAGTATCCGTTTCCCCCCTCAGGGATCATTAAACTTTCATCTTCCCCTCAGAGAGCGCTTCAAAATCTTTCAGTAGCCTCATGTATTGAAGTGGCATCTCCTCTTCTGTGGTTAGATTACACCGTGATGCGAGGCATGGGGACCTCTGGGAACGCCGAGTACCGCTGCTGGCCGTCCTACAGCCAGCAGGGCTGCGTGCTGTCGGTCCACAGCGCCAGAGAGGCAGCGTTCATCTGTAACTCCCATTCTCAGTGCAACAGCTTCACTCTGACGGGACAGAGGACATGGACGGGTTAGTAAAGACTCTCAGGAACTCCTCCTTACTTTTCATCTGTCCAGAATTTGGCTTTTTAAATTATAGAAGCTTTTTCCAGCTCACGTTTTTCTCTGATTAAAACTCATGACATGAATCATATCAGCctcaaatacagaaaatgctCTGTAATGAACATGTGTAATTATCCGGTAAATCATGATGCTGAGTAAACAGCTGCTACTCCTTTAATCTTTTGGTGAAGCTTTTGAATGTTGAACTGTATACAGTTATTAAGGATATCGAGTCAAAACATGTAACTTTTTGATGTTGCAGATGTGTTTAACATGGCGCTTTGTTTCCATGCTTTGCAGGTCGCCTCCTGGCCTCTTTCAGGAGCAGTTTCAGTCATCTGGTGCCTGATGGGACATCAGAGGTGTACGTGAAGAAAACCAAAGCTCCCGACACGTCCACAGCATGACGCAACCAACAAACAGAACAGTCTCGTTAGGGTCGAGTCATTGCGGAGCAGGATGAGAGATCACACGCAGTCGGTGATGTGAAGCGAAGCCAAATGTTGCGAACACGTCGAACGCGCCTCGGCTCTGTGGATTTGCAGGAGAGGAGTAGAGGCCGGGCCGAGGAGGAGGCGTTTGAAGTGAGGCAAGTGAATGTGATGTATTTATAGGGCTTCTACTCAGTGACTGTTTGATGTGCCTGCCAGCTCACTGCCTCTGCCAGCAACTATTTAAAGGGATTTCCCTTCAGGTACAATTAAGGAGGGGAGAGCCTTGTGCCCTCTGcgtgttttttacttttttctacCTTGTCTTTACTCGCCATGTGTGTTGGCTTTCGCTGTGAGGCTGGGTCCCCGCTGTAGGATTTTTAAGCCAAAGAGGTAAGAAGAACAGCCGTTGCAGCTCAGCGTTTGAAGCCCGAGgacgagaaaagaaaacaagctctTATACAAATACACTTTGATGTTAATGCGCTGAggttgtggctgttttttcatGGTTCCCCGGTTTAGCGGCGCTGTGGTATGAGATGGCATCAGCCATGTAAGCATTTACACACCAACAATGAGTAAAGATGATTAAAACCATTCCAGAGCAGCCTGTTTTTACATACTTTTGTAAACTTAGTTTATAGTTCTTAGTTCATAAATATTTATACGACCGAATGAAATGTAATTGTTCTTACATGACTGTGCATTATAGCTTATGTGCACCTTGTGGGtgaaacttttattttcaatgaaaaatTATTCACTtccgtgttttttttttatacttcaCTTATTGTAATTGTACAGTTTTACTATTTTGTAATGATATAAATGTATTGTTTCTACTTTTTTGCTGTAGTggttatttgcatatttattgaATTAAGTCTAACTATAACTAACAGCCTGTTTATTTCTCATTAGCACCttcattcgtgtgtgtgtgtgtgtgtgtgtgtgtgtgtgtgtgtgtgtgtgtgtgtgtgtgtgtgtgtgtctcactgggGGAGGTGAAACTTGCATGTGTATACTGAcctggttttgtgtgtgttttaaatccTTTATCTGCTTGCGTGCCCCCACAGCTACAATCAGTAGCCCATCTGAATAGGTGAGACAGCAAACCTACGGAGCTCCGCAGAGTTTGCACAATACCAGAGGAATGCACTCAAATGCCCCGTCATGCAGGGCTCATTATGAGCCTTAATTAATACATGTAAATTAGCTTACTTACCAGCCCTTTGTTATGGTGAGAGAGGGGGCATTACTGTAAGACAAAGGCAGTCATCAGGACAATCGGAGCTCAACCTGTGGTTTGCACACGAATGGGCTTGCCATCTGTGCCTGCCAGGAGGAACCGGGTGAGGCTGAGATAAAGGCAGGGCTGCAGGGTGGCAGGCTGAAGGATTTGTAAAGTCAGGACTTGTCACAGCCACAGAGACTCtggtgggagagaaagagcagacCAAATACCAGTGATGTCCTGATACGAGCCAGTGACCTGAGCATCATGTCATCCTTCACTCTTCACATTCCCCCACTCCCCACTTTTGagtaatcatttaaaaaatctgtctc
Coding sequences:
- the pkdccb gene encoding extracellular tyrosine-protein kinase PKDCC translates to MAGMGNSLRAAALLSFVVLSILVSLLISSVQQFGARIYHFSNATLAGDEGEFASLRGALIYQLNERRREIIPLLLPNDEEDGENGLSVETGHSTQHDQALETSLDYSLWSEIAHGSRKAHMDEMDCDSLVDMQAVEVLGSGYTKLVVKVNLAGGQPVALKLVNEQGIDMGKCVKDFKDPQGCRELVSYKLKKEIVLLQRLQHPNVIKLKGHCAGDSGGRGGEGGRVTVILEQGNPLQMIQLLQSPWEDRFRVCLDLVRLLHFLSQSPLGSVALLDFQPRQFVTVSGKLKLTDLDDASAEETPCQTDADCTLQFPHRNFTLPCSARGVCEGLSEKRNIYNAYRYFFTYLLPHQAPPGLTHLVDHIMNSTGELKADINQTLEAFEHILLLYKSGLHLDNLPPSIIKDYTVMRGMGTSGNAEYRCWPSYSQQGCVLSVHSAREAAFICNSHSQCNSFTLTGQRTWTGRLLASFRSSFSHLVPDGTSEVYVKKTKAPDTSTA